The following are encoded in a window of Rhizophagus irregularis chromosome 4, complete sequence genomic DNA:
- a CDS encoding structural constituent of ribosome variant 2, with amino-acid sequence MSKFPAILNATEEDIQLLLSATCHLGAKNLNVQMTPYVWKRRADGVHIINIARPYGQRAVLKYASYTGAQPIAGRFTPGTFTNYITRSFKEPRLIIVTDPRTDHQAIKEASYVNIPVIALTDTDSPLRYIDVAIPTNNKAKHSIGLIYWLLAREVLRLRATIPRETPWDVMVDMFFYRDPEEAEKDAEAIPEKPSFNTFEPSTSNWDNEPSSEWDASVTNPAPGSVNPAVAAIATNSTSWDTPVEEPSSSWDSGDAPNTWEGETTTKPSGGGGWGEETTATTTTTITTSTWDTNPSSSGGGWNETPVAPQTGGTAGTAGSWDETPVAPQPTETTTTTTGSWDETPVAPQSTFGGEDFTTSTTGSGNWADEPADNTNSGWN; translated from the exons ATGTCTAAATTTCCTGCCATCTTGAATG cCACGGAAGAGGATATTCAACTTCTCCTTTCGGCAACTTGCCATCTTGGTGCAAAGAACTTGAACGTTCAAATGACTCCTTACGTTTGGAAACGTCGTGCTGACG gtgttcatattattaatattg CACGTCCATATGGTCAAAGAGCTGTATTAAAGTACGCATCATATACAGGAGCGCAACCTATCGCAGGAAGGTTCACACCTGGTACATTTACCAATTACATTACAAGATCATTTAAAGAACCAAGATTGATTATAGTTACAGATCCGAGAACCGATCATCAAGCCATTAAAGAAGCATCATATGTTAATATTCCAGTGATTGCATTAACAGATACTGATTCACCGTTAAGATATATTGATGTAGCGATTCCAACAAATAATAAGGCAAAACATTCTATTGGTTTAATTTATTGGTTGTTAGCGAGAGAAGTATTAAGACTTCGAGCCACCATTCCGCGTGAAACACCTTGGGATGTTATGGTTGATATGTTCTTTTACAGAGATCCTGAAGAGGCTGAAAAAGATGCAGAAGCTATCCCTGAAAAACCGTCATTTAATACTTTTGAACCCTCTACTAGTAATTGGGATAATGAACCTTCATCGGAATGGGATGCTTCAGTTACTAATCCTGCTCCCGGTAGTGTAAATCCTGCCGTAGCCGCAATTGCTACTAATTCTACTAGTTGGGATACTCCTGTTGAAGAACCTAGTAGTAGTTGGGATAGTGGTGATGCACCAAATACTTGGGAAGGTGAAACTACCACCAAACCTAGTGGTGGTGGTGGTTGGGGTGAAGAAACTACAGCTACAACAACTACAACAATTACAACTAGCACCTGGGATACTAATCCTAGTAGTAGTGGTGGTGGTTGGAATGAGACTCCCGTTGCTCCACAAACTGGTGGAACTGCTGGAACTGCTGGTAGCTGGGATGAAACTCCTGTTGCCCCCCAACCTACCGAAACTACTACCACTACCACTGGTAGTTGGGATGAAACTCCTGTTGCCCCACAATCTACATTTGGTGGAGAGGATTTTACTACTAGTACTACTGGTAGTGGTAATTGGGCCGACGAACCTGCAGACAATACTAATAGTGGttggaattaa
- a CDS encoding 40S ribosomal uS2 domain-containing protein: MSKFPAILNATEEDIQLLLSATCHLGAKNLNVQMTPYVWKRRADGVHIINIGKTWEKLIFAARIICAIENPADVVVISARPYGQRAVLKYASYTGAQPIAGRFTPGTFTNYITRSFKEPRLIIVTDPRTDHQAIKEASYVNIPVIALTDTDSPLRYIDVAIPTNNKAKHSIGLIYWLLAREVLRLRATIPRETPWDVMVDMFFYRDPEEAEKDAEAIPEKPSFNTFEPSTSNWDNEPSSEWDASVTNPAPGSVNPAVAAIATNSTSWDTPVEEPSSSWDSGDAPNTWEGETTTKPSGGGGWGEETTATTTTTITTSTWDTNPSSSGGGWNETPVAPQTGGTAGTAGSWDETPVAPQPTETTTTTTGSWDETPVAPQSTFGGEDFTTSTTGSGNWADEPADNTNSGWN, encoded by the exons ATGTCTAAATTTCCTGCCATCTTGAATG cCACGGAAGAGGATATTCAACTTCTCCTTTCGGCAACTTGCCATCTTGGTGCAAAGAACTTGAACGTTCAAATGACTCCTTACGTTTGGAAACGTCGTGCTGACG gtgttcatattattaatattggtAAAACATgggaaaaattaatttttgctgCCCGTATTATTTGTGCTATTGAGAATCCGGCTGACGTAGTAGTAATTTCAGCACGTCCATATGGTCAAAGAGCTGTATTAAAGTACGCATCATATACAGGAGCGCAACCTATCGCAGGAAGGTTCACACCTGGTACATTTACCAATTACATTACAAGATCATTTAAAGAACCAAGATTGATTATAGTTACAGATCCGAGAACCGATCATCAAGCCATTAAAGAAGCATCATATGTTAATATTCCAGTGATTGCATTAACAGATACTGATTCACCGTTAAGATATATTGATGTAGCGATTCCAACAAATAATAAGGCAAAACATTCTATTGGTTTAATTTATTGGTTGTTAGCGAGAGAAGTATTAAGACTTCGAGCCACCATTCCGCGTGAAACACCTTGGGATGTTATGGTTGATATGTTCTTTTACAGAGATCCTGAAGAGGCTGAAAAAGATGCAGAAGCTATCCCTGAAAAACCGTCATTTAATACTTTTGAACCCTCTACTAGTAATTGGGATAATGAACCTTCATCGGAATGGGATGCTTCAGTTACTAATCCTGCTCCCGGTAGTGTAAATCCTGCCGTAGCCGCAATTGCTACTAATTCTACTAGTTGGGATACTCCTGTTGAAGAACCTAGTAGTAGTTGGGATAGTGGTGATGCACCAAATACTTGGGAAGGTGAAACTACCACCAAACCTAGTGGTGGTGGTGGTTGGGGTGAAGAAACTACAGCTACAACAACTACAACAATTACAACTAGCACCTGGGATACTAATCCTAGTAGTAGTGGTGGTGGTTGGAATGAGACTCCCGTTGCTCCACAAACTGGTGGAACTGCTGGAACTGCTGGTAGCTGGGATGAAACTCCTGTTGCCCCCCAACCTACCGAAACTACTACCACTACCACTGGTAGTTGGGATGAAACTCCTGTTGCCCCACAATCTACATTTGGTGGAGAGGATTTTACTACTAGTACTACTGGTAGTGGTAATTGGGCCGACGAACCTGCAGACAATACTAATAGTGGttggaattaa